The window cgcgcccagagcacgcacggcacctgctcgacgaaatgccagtgcGATCTAGAgtgcgagggtggagctggcaaagaacagaacaagggtaggggtggctaggagttcagtggacaaggttgctgggtcagtggaacaaaatcacagtgcaaacaaagaactcatgccaaaacagactgtgcacaccaggtgctcgacagaatgccagatgctcttaggcaactcttggagtggccaaaatctctagatcagtgtctctttagatgcaggagatggtggtaaggtcacttgggccaaaccagaaacttgttagtgcaagttttgcaaaactccagttttggacagaaagcaaaagggtttaaagcatgcacttcaaaacttccaatgagtccactctcctggacttaagggttttgaaggtagggctacaagtaggaaaaagctcagggttactagagcaaagaaaaataaggttgcagtacaaatcaccaatttggaccagaatgcaaaagaggttgatccactcaaatttttcaaagaacatcactgggtttttgcttgtagatgaattgtatgcatccactgacatatccaaacacttggaagaatttttaaagaaatatttaaatgggttgtagtgcaaaagtgcccactggaccagattggaaaagttggtgtagagctcaaaatctccaatggccagaaggtatttttgcataaaagtgatgtggaaccatcacatgacatccccaaattttggtggaaattttaaatgcctttgtcaaaaggttgtagtgcaaacaggctccaaatgcaacagaaatcattttaaaggaaTAAAGCTTTGAGGAAAAATAAATCTTGAaaaatttaaatccactgatgaggaattgttttataaaagagagtattcaagtccaaaaaatatttttttgaaggtttttttcccactagaggcaacaatccaaaatcacaaaaggtaaaacttgacaaaaatggaaaagttttatttcctggcaacattttaataaataaaacaaggccaaaattttggggtgtcacagaaggacactgatcctttgatctctctgagttgagacgcctttgttgaccttggagagccagtcccagactagcttcaacgtttccagagcactcacacggccatactgtcctttggtcagatgaccgcAGATGATGTTCTTCaaagtagaatccagttgaatgaacttcttgacatcagcggGAGTGACGCCTTCACCAcccttgggaacgccgttcttgatgacataccaaagatcgacatcaatggcttcaagatgcatgcgcatcttattcttccagtaggggtaatcagtgccatcgaagacagggcacgcagtggagactttgattatccctgcagtcgacatagctaaaactctaggtggttaaaccgaatcacacagaacaagggagtaccttgctctgataccaattgaaagtgctagttatcgactagaggggggtgaataggcgatttttatgaaagtcttcaaaacatgaaagtttcaaagacaaacgatagaaatgaacctattaacatgcagcggaaggaagactacactaggcaagacatagtcaagtattcaatgaagtgaaagcacgaagactattagcagctaggcagtatggatcaggatggaagatagtatgaagccaatcagAACAAGTAGTCACACAGTAAAGTCAAACAgataatgcaagcaggcaatgacttcacgaacaCAAATTGTAAGTAACTAGAAGGAaaagatagaaccagttgcttggtgaagacaaggatttgttgcaccatttccagttgctgtgaaaactgtacgtctggttagggaggctgagattcaactcagaagaccacgtcttcaccttattccccatgagctaaggacacccagtccttgcccaatcactctggtaagtcttcaaggtagacttccgaaccttcacagacttcgttcaccgacaatccacaatgactcttggatgctcagaacgcgacgcctaaccggctggaggattcacagtcctcaagtgtaacaagtcttcaggtcacgtggacagaaagacttcagtgatgcctaacactctttgctctgggtgttttgggctttgtcctcgcaaggatttttctctctcaaatgcttcggaggtgggttgctctcaaacgacaaaagccgtgcactaactctgagtagccacaaatttatggtgtagggggtgggctatttatagccactaggcaacccgacctgattccgaaatgaccctgggtcgctaaggaactgacacgtgttccaacggtcagatttcaaacacacgcggcagcttgacttgggctacaagtaaagctgactcatccagctctggataagatttgctctcgttgtgttcgctcgaagacataggatttggttgagcatcacttcagtcactctgctttgttcacttggaccccacttaacagtacggtggttcctatgactcaacaaagaagaaaaggaaactacaaaactactatgtcttcgcactccatagtcttcacgtgaatgtcttctcgagtcataaacTTCGATGTGATtctcttcacataccaccattgtcttcaatgccttcatacatttttagggttcatctccggtaggtaagcCGAATCagtgagggactactacctgtgatcctgcaattctcacaaacagattagtccctcaaccaggtttgtcgtcaatactccaaaaccaactaggggtggcactagatgcacttacagtccGCAAGCAATTTCAGCTAATGGTCCGCAAGAAATTTTAGAACACCATGCAATTTCATCTAGTGAAACATGTGACAAAGAACTGAACTCAAAAAACCATATTTTTGGAGATGGAAGAAGGCATCGGACACCGGGTGAACCTGCTACCGCTACTCCTGCGGACTGAGGGCTCCGATGAAGTCGAGCTGATGGAGGCGGGGTTCACGAGCCGCGGCTGGGCGCACCGGGATTTGGCCGCTGTAGGGGGATTCTCTACCCCTACTCCTGCGGACtgacggctccggtgaagtgAAGCTGATGGAGGCGGGTTCATGAGCAGCGGCTAGGAGCCCCTGGATTTGGTTCTGTAAAGATGAAGTGCACATCACATTAAAGGTGAACTAAAAATCTTCCTAGCAACCTCGTCCAATTGCATTACTCATAACATGATCTATAGAAAGACTTACATCCCAAATAAAATACATGCAGAGATGTAGATAGCAACATACCAAAGGGTGGCCAATGCCACTGATGGTGGATGCTGAAGCAGTGGCACAGTTAGTGGCAGTCCCAGGCTCCCTCCACGACACAAGCAGTAAAGGTCCATGGGCTGGTAATCAAGACCATTGTGCCAATTAAAGTTGCAGCAACAAACCATGGCCACTATGGTCGCCCTTCTGCTTTGCTATGTGCCCTCTTTTTGCAGAGACCTCGAGTGAAGCTTCCGAGGGTTCATTTTTATGATGAAATCATCCTTGAACAGCTTCCAGATGTTGTGCCCTGCAAGTATTAATAAAACACAACACAAGGAAGAATGAAGATCTCAAGTGGAAACCAGAAACATCAATACGAAGATCCTTTCTTATCTTCACTTCTTCTAGGAACCATCTGGACATGGTGAAGACTAGCCAATGTAAGGATAGGCTAAGAACACTTAGTATTGAACTTTTTTGCAAGTATGTATCGAACTGGTATATATTTTGTCAATGAACTGTTGTAGTATAGGTACTAGAGATACTAGCATCTTTTTATATATCATGATAAAAGCAAACAAACATGCATCATCTCCACTAGACCATTCTCTCATCATCTTCCGAACATACATACTAGAGAAAATTGAACTGACAATAGAAGAAATTTATACTTTTTGGGACTACAGAACTTGAATAAGATTTGTACTGAACAAAAATTATAAATTGAACTGAACTAAAATTACAAACTGAACTAAACTAAAATGAGGAATGATAGTATGTAGACATGGCAACTTTTTTGCAGATGCCAAATTAAACACAGTAAAGCAATGTGTTGCGGTTCGACTAGAGTTAACACAGTAAAGCAATAAAAAATGCATCCTTGACCAAGAGATGTATGTAGTGAGGTAAACTAAATTATGGAGACGTTCATAGGGTCCTTATGTTAGGGTCGACACATGCATGGTGCATATAGTTGAACTAGCATGACACATGAGAACATGTTGGCAGTTCAAAATCTGCAAATTTTAAGGAATGTGCCAGTAGTTCAATATGTGCTAACGTAGAAAATACTATTATGCTATCAAACCTAATGACGTCTGAACCTATAAAGAAACAAGGAATTAACTGCTGAATCCAGCCAAACATTTTTCACTTTCTTGATACATAAATTCTTGGCAAAGATTGAATATGACATGAATTTTGTGTACATATTACACATAATAATATGAATGAGTCAGACAAGAAAGAGAGCAGGAAAAGGATTCCGTTTTTTCACCTTTAGATGATATCTCTTCTGGAGTCTTGATGAAAAGTGCCCGGTGTAGGTACCACACATCCACCAACTAAACACGAGGCCTTCTCCGATAACTTTTCAGAATTTGAATGTAAACCTTTATTGGTGAGCTGCTGCAAAATCGATATAATCTGAACATGTTTCTGTAACACGCATTTAACTGTATGTATGCTTATTTTTTATGAACTGATGAAAAAAATAGATATTGAACTTCTACACATAATGTTTGTTTTCTTTTTGTACTGAGTATATGTTTTCGAGCTACGTGCATGAAATACCGTTGATAATTATTTCCACATATAAAAGCATCGAAGCATGTTTTGTAGCACCAAAACTGAATCAAAGAGGTCATCTTCACCAATCCTCACACACATAGCGAGGAAGGAGATGGTTGACATGGGTGGCCTGGAGCTCAGTCCAACTGCTGGAGGCGGGGACATGACCTTGACGGAGGAGGAATGGTATTGGAGATGGAAGGTCGCATGGCTACTCCTGGTTGCCGGCAAGGAGGTGGAGGAAATCGAGGACTCCCACTCAGATTTCCCCATACCAGGAAGCGTGGCAGAGGGTGTGATGTTCAAGATGTCGGCTCCGGTGGCTGGAGGGAGAGCCGTGCGGCGCTGGGGCCGAAGTTGAACCGCATAGAGATCGCGGTTGGACTGCACCGGAGGCGAGGGAAGGACCTGATACAGGGGGAGCACGGGCGGCGTGTGGTGCCGGTCAGCGGCCCGACGTTCTCGCACGGCCGGGCCCTTGTGATGGGGAAGCAGCGAGCCGCGGGGTGGCCGGGCGGTGGCGGGCGCGGGGTGGCCCGGCGGTGGCGAGGCGCGGGGTggccgggaggcggcggggcgcggggtggccgggcgccggcggggcgcggggtggctgggcggcggcggggaaTGGGTGGCCGTGGGGTGACGGTGCGCTGTGGGGTGTGCGGATAAGAGGGAGGGGCCGAGGTCGGGGTGGCCGGGTGGGCCTTTGTCGGTTGGTCGTTTTTGTCTAGTTGGTTTCTCTGGGTCAGGGAATTTGCGGATCGCTTGTCTATATAGGGCTGGGAGTAACAGATACTCGTAATAGAATAGCCCTgctatatatatatttatatttatatAGGTCTATTATGATACCATCCCTTAAGAGTCTTATTATAATAACACCAGCCTTATTCTGCACACCCCCCCAACAGATcaccgccgcccctctcctcccgACCTTCTTCCGCGGCAGCGGCCTGGGATCGctgccgcccctcccctcccggcCTTCTACCGCGGCAGTGGCCTAGGAGcaccgccgcccctcccctcccggccttctaccgcggcagcggcctgggagcgccgccgcccctcccctgcAGGCCTTCTTCCGTGGCAGCGGTCTGggagcgccgccgcccctcccctcccggcCTTCTTCCACGGCGGCGGCCTGGGAGCGATGCCGCCCCTTCCCTCCCCGCTTTCTACCGCGGCGGCGGCCTGGGAGCGccaccgcccctcccctcccggcCTTCTTCCACGATGGCGGCCGGCAGCGACGCCGCCCCTCCGCTCCCGACGTTCTTCCGCGGCAGCAGCCAAGCAGCGACGCCGCCCGTCGCCTCTCGGCCTTCTTCCACGGCAGCAACCGAGCAACATCTCCCCAACCAGCATATCAGCCTTCTTCCGCGGCAGTAGCTCGGTAGCGCTGCCACCGAACTCCTCCGGGCCATCAATTAGATGTACTTCATCAGATGTGGATTGGTGCTGCCTCGACATCAAACCAATTCGAGCAAGGAGGACTGTGCGCAAGGTTCCTTCATCCATGGCAGCTTCTTGGAAAAAGTATGCAAGGACCTTCAGAGCAAATCCTCCGTCTTCGTTCACCTTGAGCAACGTACAGACCGCTCATGAACTTCTGAAGGGCAAGTGAACTGCACGGGTGAACGCAAAAGTTCTGCAGACAGAGGAGAGGGGAACTTCTTCATGGAAACGCAAGAAAGCACTGCAACACGAGGTAAGCAGTACTCTCCCTCAACCATCTCAGTTTAATTATTCTAGACAAAGCAGTACATGTAGTCCAGTACGCCTCCAAAAACGATGCAGTGCGGTTGCTTCGGTTCGTTGTGGGGAAAAATGCAGTGCACTTGCTCAGTTATGTAGTACGCTTGTATAGGTTCCTTACGGATAACGATGCAGTGTGGTTGCTTCAGTTCACCTTGCGGGGTGTTGCAGTCAGCGTGCAATACTTTCGCAGTACCCTTTCATACAAATTGCAGTTCGCATGATTTAGTTCATTTAACCTGACAATGCAGCTCAGTCATTTTGTGTGCAGGAAATGACGTTCAGTAGATACAAAATGCCACGCATAATTGACAACTGAGAACAACAACTTTCAGAAGAGTAAAGCTTCTTCTGAAAGAGATACTGGCTGGGTTACCCCTGAGATTCCTCGAGGATTCTTCACAACAACAAACAGGGTGCAGTACTCTCCAGAAGAGGTTTTTTCCAGGAAGAAGAGGTAGTAGAAGATGACGATGATGTCACATTCGTCTGGGAGGGCACTCACcgacgggatgatgaagatgatgacgaTGAAGATGAGCCAATAACAGTTCTCAACCAGAGTATAAGCACGAGTTCACTACGTTTGGACAGCATGTCCGAACAGACAATGATGATGCAGTTGAACAGGATGTTGCAGCAGATGATgattatgactatgatgatgtgCCACCGCTCCAAAATTTTCAAACCAATCCACTAAGACATCGTCACAACACTGGATTACCACCACGTCCACCTGCTGCACCACAAAACATAGCTCAGCGTCCACCTGCTGCACCAAAAACAGAGCTCCAAGCAGACCTGCTGCATGAACTTCGACACTGCGACCACCAACGGTGCCTCGGTCAAAAGTCAACAACAGGTACAAATCCTCCTCTCTATTGCCGCCGCGAGATCCTCAACTACACAGATCTGCTATAACCCCGCCATGTCCAATACAACTCGGCGAGCTGCAAACACCATCGGGTGAAAGACTTTACACACATGTAACTTTATGTtctgaaaataataataatagttgCAGTCCATTCAGATAACATTGCAGTGCACACTGATATTTCTTGTGAGGTTTGACCTAGCATCTAATACATTGGATTCTTCTGAAAACTTAGGAACATTGCAATGCTTTATTAAACTCGTATGCACTCCTCGTATTTAAAAAACAGAACAGAACAAATTATCTCATAGAGCACTGCACTTAATGCAGGATAAAAACATGCCACTGAACCTCATACCTGCCACTGGAATGAAGTTCACCACATACGACAAGGCATGGGACTTCTACAACAATTATGCAAGTGGGCAAAACACAGGACAAATGCCTACATTGTCTGCTCAAGAGAAGGGACCCACAAGCAGACTGTGTCAGATTATCACAAAAAGGATTGACTGCAAGGCAAAGATTAGAGTCAAAAAGAGCAAGGATGGCAATTTTTTTATAGAAATGGTTGAACTCAACCACAATCACAAGATGCTGGAAAGCCCCGGGATGCTTTTGCACATGTGATCGCACAAAAAAGACGATCCTTTGATAGACCAGTTAGTGAAAGACATGCGACTGGACAACCACACACACACTCAGATGATGTCAACGTTGTCACGTATGTCCGGTGGTCTGCAGTACATGGGACATACTAGCCGCGACTGGGTAAACAAGTAAGCACATCACAGAGCATATCACTTGAGCATTCTGTCGGTGATTATTTCCTGTTTGATGAGATGAGTTTGCATTGCGTTTGAAAATGCAGGAAACAAAAGTTTGCCAGAGAAGAGTCCCAAGATGACGTTAAGAAACTTCTGGATTTCTTCGAGAAGATGCAGAAGATAAACCCAGAGTTCTTCTATGATTATGACGTTGATGCAGATAACCGTGTAAGAAACGTCTTTTGGGCCAACGCAAGTTGCAAAGGATTGTATGAAGATTTTGGAGAGTTACATTTGACACGACGTATAAAACTAAAAAATTCCACATGCCGCAGGGAGTCTTCGTGGGAGTGAACCATCATCTACAGAGCACCATATTTGTTGTTGACCTCGTGCGAGATGAAACAATACCATCATTCGAGTGGGTTTTCAAAACATTTCTGAGGTGTATGAACAACAAGCCACCAATCTGCATGCTCACAGGTACAAAAAAAACCCTGCATACTTACGTTTGTTTGGTACACTTATATTTCTTCCATCTAtcttacacacacacacacaaacaaccTAATAAAAACACTATTTGTGCCTTCTCAGACCAGTGTTCTTCGATGAAGGCAGCATTAAAAACTATCCTCCCACATACACTGCATAAGTTGTGTCGGTGGCTTATCATGAAGAAGTACAAAGAGCACCTCACCTTGCTGTATAGGGCGCATGAGAAACTCAAGGATGACCTGAATGCGGTGCTGAACCACCCACTAATGACGTCAGAATTTGAACGAGCATGGAAGGACCTCATTCAGAGATACAACTTGCAAAACGACGAAGTGATGAATTCGCTGTGGGATGACAGGCATGAGTGGATCTTGGCTTACTACAAGGAAATTTTCTATGCTCGGATGACTTCCATGCAGAGAAGCGAGAGCATGAACCGCATACTGAAGAAAAACTTTGTCAAAGAGAAGCATGATCTCCATCTGTTTGCGCAGCAGGTGGACAAGTGCATTCAGACCAGGAAGGCAATCGAGCACGCAGAGACAGTAGCAAATGAGGTAAACAAAATGTCAATCGAAAACTGCTAAAATATAACTACAAAAACAAACAATTTTTTCATTTCTCTGGTTTGTAACAGTGCATTTCTGATCATGCAGTCAGAGGTAAAGACAACAACCCAATTTGGGTTCGAAGTTCAGCTATCAAAAGTGTATACAAGGGCAGTGTTTGCAGATTTCAAAGAAACACTCTACCGTAGCACTGCATTCAGAGCAGAATGGTGCCCTGAGAACCGGACAAA is drawn from Aegilops tauschii subsp. strangulata cultivar AL8/78 chromosome 1, Aet v6.0, whole genome shotgun sequence and contains these coding sequences:
- the LOC141027884 gene encoding protein FAR1-RELATED SEQUENCE 5-like, giving the protein MSGGLQYMGHTSRDWVNKKQKFAREESQDDVKKLLDFFEKMQKINPEFFYDYDVDADNRGVFVGVNHHLQSTIFVVDLVRDETIPSFEWVFKTFLRCMNNKPPICMLTDQCSSMKAALKTILPHTLHKLCRWLIMKKYKEHLTLLYRAHEKLKDDLNAVLNHPLMTSEFERAWKDLIQRYNLQNDEVMNSLWDDRHEWILAYYKEIFYARMTSMQRSESMNRILKKNFVKEKHDLHLFAQQVDKCIQTRKAIEHAETVANESEVKTTTQFGFEVQLSKVYTRAVFADFKETLYRSTAFRAEWCPENRTKYLVHHYNRSDAFDWARHNFQVVADEKKGVYEFHMHE